AAtatgataattcatttatttgtagaTTTTGTACCAAAAAGTTTACAAAAGTTCAACTGTACCAGTTACAGTTATAACAATAAATGGGGGTTGACACCTGACTCGTTAAAAAactgtttcaataatttccgaagagaaaataattgaccgagcgaaggtTTGGAAGGTGAAgaatcaaatattatttcagacccattggttgagttcaaagccactgatcaattccatcggttttttttacgttcagtaaaaaacctgataacagattagtgatcacagatgaaccacagaatggaaagtcggctagtatcttgacgccataatccgtcatcttgaaagaaagtgtagcattgtaatacagcagtagttttaatttctaacaagatgatgcagtcatgtgtcgtggtcttggtgcactcaaatcttggttagattgataccttccattttgtgtgtattctgtggAAATCAAACTTAATTATGTTTAATTGTTGGATAGAATGTAGGTTGATACAACTTTTAAATATGATATAGTATGAAAATTCTCCAAGGGAGTTGTGAATTGATATGTTTTTCCAAgtaattatgaattgaatacatGCATTCTCTGGGAGTGATGACCATATATGCCTGAGATTGTGCCTGTGTAATTGGGAGAAAATATAATTCTGAACACTGTGGTATGAATAGAAAAAAGTAAACAGGAAGAAAATATTGAACATTCAAAACAAACTTATTTGAATCTCACCTGGGCATTCGATGCCTCGGACATGGAACGAAGTGGAAGAGTTGCGGCACTGAgtagataaaattgaatatttgagGCACAAAGAAAAGCATCATAGTTTTGCTGAAGTGTCCCAGAATGCCCACTGCGGCAAACGTCATTCCAGCGAAGTAGCAGAATGTATCGCCAACAAATACCTTGGACGGGTACCTGTGGAAACATTTCAACAAATCATTATTACAGTACTGGCAGCACAATTCTCGAGGATActcaatcaattttgaatataagcTCATTTAATGCCAATGTAAATTTAATGATCAATTTAAACGGAATGATGTATTTGAATTAATTGCTTATAAATGACTGACAGTTAAATGGTACAgctaaatatttaatattatatactatgaatattatttgaatcctATTAATACAGTTTAGGTCAATAAGGACACAGACTAATTTTATGCCATCATAGGTACTCATGATTTTGATCAACTCAACAATCAtagaattttcatattttccagTAAAATTTCTgttggaattgaaatttattctgtatTCTTTCTATCCACAATATTATCTCATTTCGACAGTATTATCTCTTTCCCCTGATTTCTTTATGCACTATTTTGGCTATCTCCACTCTGGTGTGAAGTGGAAAAAgaggctcttattgcctcaaatTCATCTACAAaaagtataattttattaataaaggAAGGTATGAGGATGAATATGAGcttgttttcattttttaatcaatttatcttaatttattaattaaaacgAATTTACTTTGTTCGCAATTCAAAGTTTACGCAACAATAGAAACCCAACCAAATGCCTCATCCAAATGAGTCCGTGGTGTAATAATTGGTAGCGACTCATGAAGGAAGGTTGTGAGACCGAGACCAAACTAATTTTTTTctggaaattttcaaatttgatgaatattatccacgtaattttgacagaataattaattattattttatgcttTGATGTTTCCTGGATAGGCTTATGAGGTGGTTGCATTCTAGAACACAAAATTTTCGAAAGTGCaaagcacaggttacctgctagtataatgtgtaaaaatgtattactgtcaattaatgtCAActgtttaaattgaaattttttcataTAGATTCATATAtataccgaggatggttatagacctatttcaaaagatacattttgcatgaaaacgacttgatattgacTGAaccatcaatttattaaaactatCTGAGAGACTAGTTTtgtttgttacaccattatcaatctctagtcaACTAGTTCTAGAccttcaaatgaataaaatgtagtATTGACTTCCAATGGAACAGGATCTCCGCCTTTATGTTATCCATCAGATACTAGTTTAAGAGTATTTTATACTAAGGAGTATTTTTTACTCACCAATTATGTTTTAGTAGAGCAGCTGTGGCGGCAATGAAAGGCAGCATGAGGTAGAGTGAGAACTGATGTGTCTTGTAGAGAGGCCCAGCCAGTTCGATGAAATTGAAAACAGTGACTGAGCAGGCGATGACCAGGGCTTGCCCCGCCTCCAAGCCATTCACGCCCGCCAGGATGTTGATTGCATTCGTACAGAACACGGTCGTCAGTAGCATATACAGGTAGTAGAACATGCCTGCAAAAGTTCAGTCGATATTAGTTCTGAGACTAAATACTAATAGCTTAACACGCTCTGTCTCTCTGTCTGAATACTCTGTTATTTCACTCATCACCTTGaaccattaccataggtaatttTCAACTtctgtttctactgtaaatattTTGAAAGACTTAAGTAAcctttatttcatttcaagacTATTAGTTTTAACACTTCAAgttcttagggccggtttccgagctcgggatttagctaagttctagattttaaacagctggagtcagaaaattggctttccgaaacggggcgtagttgcaAATCACGTTTaaataaatttcgaaaaactagaaaattgaacagttttacTCATAgacatttcttggaaaattctgctaataaatttaatatttttatacaaaactgaataaatcaATTGCCCGGCCAAATAAGTGTACAATCTCACTTTTACAACAATACTTGAATCAAGTACTgtagtataaaataaatatacaccTTATCCTTCAATAAGATTTTTAGATCATTGACCAACATTTCAAGCTAAAATGAAAACTTTGGAGGAGATTCAATTCTCGGTGTTTCGGAACCCACATGAATCCTTGAATCTATTGTTTTTTCTTTGCTGCTTCCGAACCTACCTGAAGTGTATTTAACTCTAATAGTcacttatataatatatttttatgaaaacagTAATGAGCTGAACACTACATACAATATTAAGTCTAGCTTCATATGACCATTATCCTTAAAATATTTAATACAGTCGAGTGGAAGGTGAATGAATGTGGGAAAATATCTGACCTAGATCAACCGAAGCAGTTGCCAGCCAAGCTCGAGCAGGTATGGGCACTATAATGATGGTGGAGTTGAAATTGACAAAGTAGACCATGAGGATGGGGAGTGAGGCGACAGAGGGGAAGATGAGCTTGTAGCGCCATGCCAGGTCGAGAACGTCATCTGCGAAGCCCAACAGCAGCATGCAACAGATTGACAGCATGGCCGCTATCAGCTCCACAAACTGAAACACAAATCGCCAAACATAGAGTGAGTATTTATAATAGGATTCAACCGAATCAAACCTTCCATTACAGTTATGTTagtattattcttattcattcttttgctgagggtgatgctcacatgagctctaggcttgtgtgtgggtaatgatgcggatgataatgatagatgaatggacctacagttttattgtttattgtttttgaagggacggattcaaggatccaaaggttcaaagaaccccacacgtcaaccgaagcttattatgttagttaggcaaaccaataggCCTACCTGTGatctttacaagaaccaggagttttccctatactaacatcccattcattaCCCGGTTGCTTGTtacaatccagtgtgatatgcttggcagtctcttcagactgattagtcctcgtgacctacgtgagttccactcctggcctactTTGAAGGTCCTACCTctgaggaaggggtggccaagttgcctctagggcacccggccacccttgactcagcctcttgacccacaattattgtgcctggagtttcacccatctctggtctcttgggttttctcttttttcccctccgaaacttcgctgggtcagaagcctcacctctcccaagacgttttgcctaaatggccgtcCTTCTTTGAGCAATGGTGAGGTTTGGTCACTCCACccaaaactcgtgacctacgtgagttccactcctggtcttTATGTAGGTCCTTGCGCTGAGAGAGgagacgccaaactgcctctagggcgcccggccaccctcgactcagcctcttgacccacatttgtgcctggagtttcacccatctctggtaacttgggtttttctttttgccccaccgaaactctgcagggtcagaagcctcacctctcccaagaagttttgcctgaatggccgccgatcccgtgggtttgaaggcaaggcaacttctggagttgccttgaggtccattttagtcgcctcctacgacaagcatggatactgtgggtgaattctggttttcaacacattcttgagtacgatgatcgactcaaagctcccccccaacccacaggggtcACCAACCCTTTTAGGTGGTTCCGATCCACCGGGAAGTGTTTTAACaattcatgaatcatattcagagaagttggctcaagcggtcatccttccaacgggagtagcaggcgcatgattcttgacttatctaagcgatagcttatcagcgcgaccactgaGTCAAACAGCTCCTcgatatataaatatgaattgCTAAAACGTTAGAATTATTGACTGACTTAATAGCTACAATCTTAATATTGTGAGTATATGATATCGTATGTGAATGATTAAAATAGTCTATTACTA
The genomic region above belongs to Nilaparvata lugens isolate BPH chromosome 5, ASM1435652v1, whole genome shotgun sequence and contains:
- the LOC111064513 gene encoding UDP-N-acetylglucosamine--dolichyl-phosphate N-acetylglucosaminephosphotransferase, coding for MNQNVLILDLWLPLVINLCLSILVYCMTVRLIPKLTDKFLKANLFGIDVNKQSRSKVPEAFGVVVGCIYLLALFFFIPVPFGRTFISDDNFPHHEFVELIAAMLSICCMLLLGFADDVLDLAWRYKLIFPSVASLPILMVYFVNFNSTIIIVPIPARAWLATASVDLGMFYYLYMLLTTVFCTNAINILAGVNGLEAGQALVIACSVTVFNFIELAGPLYKTHQFSLYLMLPFIAATAALLKHNWYPSKVFVGDTFCYFAGMTFAAVGILGHFSKTMMLFFVPQIFNFIYSVPQLFHFVPCPRHRMPRLNKAGLLEASRFQVSTENMPFLNRFILKVFSVFGLIDRQDEGKMAQVNNMTLINLILIWCGPMREDKLTMALLLVQVSCSCLAFMIRYPLASYFYDVPVM